A window of Calliopsis andreniformis isolate RMS-2024a chromosome 3, iyCalAndr_principal, whole genome shotgun sequence contains these coding sequences:
- the Polr3c gene encoding RNA polymerase III subunit C isoform X1, with the protein MILPFSELHGLRVFKKYPIYINMSLMCRKLCSTILAEHFGPIVQSVGEDLLKHGAKPLGLIRYTTRLPLSKIKEALCVLIKYGFVNHRQTERGIEYSLTPDKIIMILRAPRYMFFVKTVCGDEAEMMLEEVLKNGYITASEVIMKTYKRIEQLPSGLQPSIPVLRDKFELLVKNQFLMRSVYAETPEEAANEKPDFNLPNLNLAVITQQLEGGNGDPGDSKIYWKVNFDRFTQDLRDQIIISAMRNRLDDNAAELMRQLLFLMYLRTASWADTSNPIPLTEIKDAVRKINYPVLSQYLDQYLRLIEEDTSQFLKRVGDSGGGQYSVNMKEAFCQLAWTTLENIVMERFGSKAARIFRLVRDRKYIEQEQIQQLAMIPAKEAKYLTYTLLQENYLQMQEIKKGGVSAAPVKTFFLFHIDLNLVVRMEVEHCYHALYNTMQRREYEISSNKRMIDKQLRMQTLTSNLKEHGATEEQLAEIAELMTPSEKQQLEKVQTTIKKLGITELQIDDTLFLLSMYLRYH; encoded by the exons AAAATATCCTATTTACATCAACATGTCGTTGATGTGTAGAAAATTGTGTTCCACTATTTTAGCTGAACATTTTGGACCAATTGTACAAAGCGTAGGTGAAGATTTACTCAAACATGGTGCAAAACCACTAGGTTTAATTCGCTACACAACACGTCTCCCTTTATCAAAG ATTAAAGAAGCACTATGTGTTTTAATCAAATATGGATTTGTTAATCATCGTCAGACTGAAAGgggtattgaatattctttAACTCCTGATAAGATCATAATGATTCTTCGTGCTCCAAG gtATATGTTCTTTGTAAAAACAGTTTGTGGAGATGAAGCAGAAATGATGCTGGAGGAAGTACTAAAGAATGGGTACATAACAGCATCTGAAGTAATTATGAAAACGTATAAAAGAATTGAACAGTTACCTT CTGGTCTGCagccctcaattcctgttctaaGAGATAAGTTTGAATTACTCGTAAAGAATCAATTTTTGATGCGCAGCGTATATGCAGAAACACCTGAAGAAGCAGCTAACGAGAAACCTGACTTTAATTTACCAAATCTTAATTTGGCTGTAATTACTCAACAACTAGAAGGAGGTAATGGTGATCCAGGAGATAGTAAAATTTATTGGAAAGTTAATTTTGATCGTTTTACGCAAGATCTTAG GGATCAAATTATTATATCAGCTATGCGCAATAGACTGGATGATAATGCAGCAGAATTGATGAGGCAGTTACTCTTTCTTATGTATTTGCGAACAGCATCTTGGGCAGATACGTCTAATCCAATACCGCTCACAGAAATCAAAGATGCAGTTAGGAAAATTAAttatccagtactttcacagtaccTTGATCAATATTTGCGGCTCATTG AGGAAGATACTAGTCAATTTTTAAAACGAGTTGGTGACTCAGGTGGAGGTCAGTATAGTGTCAATATGAAAGAAGCTTTCTGCCAGTTAGCATGGACGACTTTAGAAAACATCGTAATGGAACGATTCGGTTCAAAAGCTGCCAGAATATTTAG ATTAGTGCGTGATAGGAAATATATTGAACAagaacaaattcaacagctagCTATGATCCCAGCCAAAGAAGCTAAATATTTGACGTATACTTTATTACAAGAAAATTACCTTCAGATGCAAGAAATAAAGAAAGGTGGTGTATCGGCAGCGCCGGTGAAAACATTCTTTTTGTTCCACATTGACTTGAATTTGGTAGTTCGTATGGAGGTAGAACATTGTTACCACGCACTGTACAATACTATGCAGAGACGAGAATATGAGATAAGCAGTAATAAACGAATGATCGATAAACAGTTACGGATGCAGACCCTGACGAGTAATTTAAAAGAACACGGTGCTACTGAGGAGCAATTAGCGGAA ATTGCAGAATTAATGACACCATCTGAGAAACAACAGCTGGAGAAAGTTCAGACTACGATAAAGAAATTAGGCATTACGGAACTGCAGATAGATGATACTCTGTTCCTACTATCAATGTATTTACGTTACCATTGA
- the Polr3c gene encoding RNA polymerase III subunit C isoform X2: MSLMCRKLCSTILAEHFGPIVQSVGEDLLKHGAKPLGLIRYTTRLPLSKIKEALCVLIKYGFVNHRQTERGIEYSLTPDKIIMILRAPRYMFFVKTVCGDEAEMMLEEVLKNGYITASEVIMKTYKRIEQLPSGLQPSIPVLRDKFELLVKNQFLMRSVYAETPEEAANEKPDFNLPNLNLAVITQQLEGGNGDPGDSKIYWKVNFDRFTQDLRDQIIISAMRNRLDDNAAELMRQLLFLMYLRTASWADTSNPIPLTEIKDAVRKINYPVLSQYLDQYLRLIEEDTSQFLKRVGDSGGGQYSVNMKEAFCQLAWTTLENIVMERFGSKAARIFRLVRDRKYIEQEQIQQLAMIPAKEAKYLTYTLLQENYLQMQEIKKGGVSAAPVKTFFLFHIDLNLVVRMEVEHCYHALYNTMQRREYEISSNKRMIDKQLRMQTLTSNLKEHGATEEQLAEIAELMTPSEKQQLEKVQTTIKKLGITELQIDDTLFLLSMYLRYH, encoded by the exons ATGTCGTTGATGTGTAGAAAATTGTGTTCCACTATTTTAGCTGAACATTTTGGACCAATTGTACAAAGCGTAGGTGAAGATTTACTCAAACATGGTGCAAAACCACTAGGTTTAATTCGCTACACAACACGTCTCCCTTTATCAAAG ATTAAAGAAGCACTATGTGTTTTAATCAAATATGGATTTGTTAATCATCGTCAGACTGAAAGgggtattgaatattctttAACTCCTGATAAGATCATAATGATTCTTCGTGCTCCAAG gtATATGTTCTTTGTAAAAACAGTTTGTGGAGATGAAGCAGAAATGATGCTGGAGGAAGTACTAAAGAATGGGTACATAACAGCATCTGAAGTAATTATGAAAACGTATAAAAGAATTGAACAGTTACCTT CTGGTCTGCagccctcaattcctgttctaaGAGATAAGTTTGAATTACTCGTAAAGAATCAATTTTTGATGCGCAGCGTATATGCAGAAACACCTGAAGAAGCAGCTAACGAGAAACCTGACTTTAATTTACCAAATCTTAATTTGGCTGTAATTACTCAACAACTAGAAGGAGGTAATGGTGATCCAGGAGATAGTAAAATTTATTGGAAAGTTAATTTTGATCGTTTTACGCAAGATCTTAG GGATCAAATTATTATATCAGCTATGCGCAATAGACTGGATGATAATGCAGCAGAATTGATGAGGCAGTTACTCTTTCTTATGTATTTGCGAACAGCATCTTGGGCAGATACGTCTAATCCAATACCGCTCACAGAAATCAAAGATGCAGTTAGGAAAATTAAttatccagtactttcacagtaccTTGATCAATATTTGCGGCTCATTG AGGAAGATACTAGTCAATTTTTAAAACGAGTTGGTGACTCAGGTGGAGGTCAGTATAGTGTCAATATGAAAGAAGCTTTCTGCCAGTTAGCATGGACGACTTTAGAAAACATCGTAATGGAACGATTCGGTTCAAAAGCTGCCAGAATATTTAG ATTAGTGCGTGATAGGAAATATATTGAACAagaacaaattcaacagctagCTATGATCCCAGCCAAAGAAGCTAAATATTTGACGTATACTTTATTACAAGAAAATTACCTTCAGATGCAAGAAATAAAGAAAGGTGGTGTATCGGCAGCGCCGGTGAAAACATTCTTTTTGTTCCACATTGACTTGAATTTGGTAGTTCGTATGGAGGTAGAACATTGTTACCACGCACTGTACAATACTATGCAGAGACGAGAATATGAGATAAGCAGTAATAAACGAATGATCGATAAACAGTTACGGATGCAGACCCTGACGAGTAATTTAAAAGAACACGGTGCTACTGAGGAGCAATTAGCGGAA ATTGCAGAATTAATGACACCATCTGAGAAACAACAGCTGGAGAAAGTTCAGACTACGATAAAGAAATTAGGCATTACGGAACTGCAGATAGATGATACTCTGTTCCTACTATCAATGTATTTACGTTACCATTGA
- the LOC143177363 gene encoding uncharacterized protein LOC143177363, translated as MHEEYVYIHVRVRYGARPKSLVPIPSSVCVEKKTKREKLVCSIASSQHRASLKYTRKHELESSKSRVLKQDGPFSPYHTKSLYPAIRTRTGVQREAREEKQNSVTRLHLSVKPGTESTVGRV; from the exons ATGCATGAAGAATATGTGTATATACATGTACGTGTGAGGTACGGTGCGCGGCCAAAAAGTCTTGTTCCTATTCCTtctagtgtgtgtgt agaaaaaaaaacaaagaGAGAAAAGCTGGTCTGTTCTATCGCATCTTCACAGCATCGCGCGTCTCTGAAGTATACGCGAAAGCACGAATTAGAATCGTCTAAATCCCGCGTCCTGAAGCAGGACGGTCCTTTTTCTCCGTATCACACGAAATCACTATATCCGGCAATTCGCACGAGGACCGGGGTACAGAGAGAGGCGAGAGAAGAAAAACAGAATTCTGTCACGCGATTGCACCTGTCCGTCAAG CCGGGTACGGAGTCGACTGTTGGGCGAGTGTAA